The Calypte anna isolate BGI_N300 chromosome 1, bCalAnn1_v1.p, whole genome shotgun sequence region GACTCACTGACcagagggcacggtcttaagttgtgccaggggaagtttaggttggatattagaaagaatttctttacggagagagtgatccagcattggaatgggctgcccagggaagtagtggattctccatccctggagatatttaaaaagagactggatgtggcactcagtgccatggtctggtaacctcaacggtggttcaagggttggactcgatgatctctgaggtcccttccaacccagccaattctatgattctatgactctatgaccGCTCAGAGCCAGATTTAAAGTATTTAAGCTCGAGGTTTCCACAACCCACCTTCAAGCGTCAGACGCCACCCTCCCTTTGAAACCCCCTTGGTGGGCGCCTCTGAACCCCCACCCCGCCCTGCGGAGCTGCGTCAGACGCGGCCACACGCGCCTTTCCCCCACCCGGGCCCCAGCTGTGCGTAACACCCTCCCACGCGGAGGGTCACCTCCCCGTCGCCCACGGGCCCCGCCCACCATCACGGTGGGCTCCGTCGCCAGGGGTTACAATCCGGCGGGAGCTCGGCAGTGCTGCAGAACCTCCAGCAGGACCCCGAACCGAACCCGAGCCCGAGCCCTCACGGGAAAGCCCCAGTCCCGTCCCCGTCCCGCCCGCCCCTCAGAGGCGGTTTGGGCGGGGCCCAACGGCCGCCGGTGCgcgtggggctgggggggaagcCGCACGTGCCGCTGCCCCGCCCACTCCGCCCCGAGGGGGAGGGGGAACGGGCGCGTGCGGAAGGCGGCTCTGCGCACGCGCACTTCCCGCCCACCGGGGCGGCGGCGCAGGCGGCGAAGTGGTGGTGGGGAAGGTAGGGGGGAAAAGGTTTGTCCCTCTCCGCGCCCCGTCCGCCGCGAGGGTTGCTGGGTAACGGCAAGATGGCGGCTGTGGCGCTCCGCTCCCGGGCTCCCCGCGGCCTCTTGCTGCCAAGGGCAGGTGAGTGTCACGCTCGCCGAAGGGCCGGGGTCGGGGCCCCGCTTCTCCCCTCCCGGGAAGCCAGGCTGCTGTTACGTTCACTGCCCCAGTCAGCACGGTGCTGCGGCCTCCGCCTCCCCTTGGGCCTTGCTTCTTTCCCTGCGGCGACCTCGGGGGTAGAGCTGGGTGAGGGAGCTCCCCTGGCACCGCCTGAGAGGCTGCTGACTAAAATGCATATTTGCGGCAGTCATGgtgatttttctgccttccctcccctcaGGCAACTGGGGTTTGTGTGCAGGGTATCCTGGGCAGGAGGTTGTCTGTCCCGGGACTATCAAAATCTTACCAAATGAAATGCTGCCCTGTAAGCTAAAACATACATTGCATTCTTTTATGGTTTCTTAGGTGACCGTGACATTTTAGTCACAGTCTATAAGCAGGCTCAGATGCCGAAATTATATTTACAGCTTGTGTGTCAGCTTCTGTGGTCATAACACAGCTTATTTTTAGTTACATTGATTCGGCATGGACTCCTGTGTTAAATAAAGTCGGAGATCACAAACAGATTTTGTTGATTGACAGAACTGAGGGAGGAATTTGACACACTTGTAATTGGGCCCATGTGTCATTTCAACAATGGATTGTATTGGTTTACTGTAGATACTGGCTTTATTTCAAACCTGTGTTCATAAACTGCTTCAAATGGAGACTGTAAAAGAAAACCTCCAGTGACAGGTAGATTCTGGTTggtgaaaaaatgaaatcctgCATTCTGGGAAAGAATCCCTGTGCAAATCTGCCTCATGCAGAGCTTTCAACAGTACTGCTCAGTATGGAGATACTGATGTGGGCTGTGGAAGGTGTCTGGCTGTCCTAAGTTACTAAATGTTGTGTTTTGATGGGGCTCCACACCATCTGGAATGTCCTGTACTGGTTGTGAATCAGTGTGAGTCTTTCTAGCCTGCTGTCTTTGTGTCTCATGGATACCCTGAAATCTCaacttttaagaaaattattgtaGTGGTGATTGGTCACGTAGGCATAGATGGTGATAATCTATGGCAGATTTTGTACAGTTATGGAATAAGAAAAGATGTATATCACTAAAAACCTTACAGTGTAAGGCAGGCAACAACAGGTGTATACACAAAGGTGGGAGACAACAAAAGAATAATAGGGTGTTACTTTGATATGACAGTGATAGCATGAAGAGCCTGTCACCagtatttttttgcagaaataacagcaaaaagCCACAAAGTAGTTGAAAAAtgtgtgcaattttttttctgattaactTCCATGGCTTTCTTACAGAGGTTGATCTGTGTAAtagcttttttttggttttttttttgtcaggtgTTCACAGTCTTGTTCAcaaccttgattttttttcaggttttatattGTATGGACTGAAATGTATTCTTATCTACAAGTAACAGAGATAGAGTTAATtctgtaaatattaattttatgttttggttttgtttaacaAATGTTTAGAAAGAGAAGTGTGTGTTAAGAAAGTACTGAGAAGTATTGTAAATCAGGCTTTGTCTTTCACTGTCTCAGTATACTATGTAGCTTTTTTGCATGCTTGAAGGAATTCTGCCTATAATGAGTCTAGTAATTTTTCTGTGagtctgatttttctgaaaaattaaataagaaatctTCAGTTATTGGAGCATTAGAAGAATGAAGGTAATTTCATCCAACTTTGTGTCTCAGTATTATCCTTTACGTTGAGGCTTCTACTGGGCTTGGTTATTTTCCACCTTCCTGGTACCCATTATACAGCTAGAGGCTTTATTCTGTATGGAGCAttctatatatattatttaatttgcaaatttgttcttttgtggtcattaaaaagaatgaagagaAGAGCAACTGTGCTCTCTGAGAATTTTGAATGTGAAAGCCTAAGCTGTGGGCTGTAGATGTGTTGTCTTGGTCAGAAACCACTGTAAGGATAGCTTGGTAAAGTGTTTTAAGATGTGCTGTATTGGAAATCAATTGAAATTGCTGTTTTCACCTTCACTAATTCCTCAGAAGTATACACAAGGATTTTAGAGATCAATGCTGGATAAGGCAGAGTGAAGATAAGGAGTGAATATGGCAGTGAGGGATCAGCACGTtcttaaaatttcagtttaacATATGTCAAAGTTTAACATGATGCATTATGTCACTCTTGAAACTGCACGTCAGGTTTTTAGACATCAATTGAATGCCAGAGTAGGAGGTACTTCTGTTAAACTTCAGCATGCCTTTGACAactggtgtggggttttttgtgtatgtgtgtggtttggcttggtttttttgtgtttatttgtttggttgggctttttttgtttgtttcttttttttttttttttccttttttttgtttgtttccttttttttgtttgtttcctttttttgtttgtttcctttttttgtttgtttccttttttgtttgtttccttttttttgtttgtttccttttttttgtttgtttcctttttttgtttgtttcctttttttgtttgtttcctttttttgtttgtttcctttttttgtttgtttcctttttttgtttgtttcctttttgtttgtttcctttttttgttccttttttttgtttgtttccttttttttgtttgtttccttttttttgtttgtttcctttttttgtttgtttccttttgtttgtttgtttccttttgtttgtttgtttccttttgtttgtttgtttccttttgtttgtttgtttccttttgtttgtttgtttttaaagggtTCTTACCACAGGGagtgttttcctgctttctcaTATTTAGTCTTGAGGTCTCTGCTTCAGTAAATGGAGAGGCCCTGCACATCTCCCAGTTTCAGGCAGGTACCATGCCCAGTGTAACTGTGCCCGAGCTTTGACCTGTTTTTTAGGAGGGTTGCTCTTGAGGAAGTCATATACATACTTGAAGTCTGTGTAGGTAATGCCTTATTTTGTCCTGTTTTTATCAGCCAGTGGGGGTATAGTTTATAGGTAAGATTAAACTTGTTTACTCTTATCCAGAAAATGCTTATGGCCACGACTTACTGAAAGTTGGAAGGTCTATTACTGGATTTCTGTTAGATCCTCAGGCTTATTTTCCAATGACAATTCTTAGTTTGCTTTTGTCAACAGCCAGATGTATGCAGTGTGCTTATGCACTCTGTATTTCAcctattcctttctttttgtgaaCATGGACACGTATTACTAAACACTACtaatttaaaaagtcttttaaaagcagtttatttcttgtttattgCTAACTTGTTTGGAGAGGATAAGTGTTCTTTGCAAACTCCCTGTTGGAGCTGCCTTGTCAGTTCTTGTCAATACCCAAATGATCTGGCTCTTTGTGTCTCTTCTTTGCCTGTCACTCCCGAGCTATTTACACAGGAggattgctgctgcttcctACATTTGGACCTGTTATTCTTAGATTGAGGTAAAAAATCTGGGTAACTGCACCTGGAATGATTCTGAGATCTTTgtcctgcagttcccagacctgggagcaggatgggaccttcctgttgtatttttcatctgtgcAAACTTGGTGCTTTCTGTTATATGTCAATTACTAATGCTGACCTGTTAAGCTTTGTTTGCTGTTTAGGAACTGATAACCCTAGTCTGCTCCTTTCATGTCTTAGTTTTGTGTTTGACTTTTATCAAGAGCTTTTTCAAGCCTGCTGTCCTCTGACCTATCCAGATGTCTCTGGAACAGCCTGACGGGAGTCTCAACATGGGAAATTTTCCTGAGGGAGGTTAGAGAAAATGGATCCATAATGAGGAAAATAATGAGGAGAATGAGGAATGGATCCATAATGAGGAAAATTTAGCTACGGTTCGACACAGCTGACTTTGAGCTTACATCACAAGCTGTCTCCCATTTTGTCTTGCAGGGCCTGGCACCTCTGTGTTAGCTGCAGCACCATCCGTGTTGCAGCAGCACCGCCAAGTTCATCATGCAGTGGTCCCTCGTGGAAGAAGTGGAAGATCCTCTGTTAGTGGCATCGTGGCCACTGTCTTTGGGGCCACAGGTTTCCTAGGACGATACGTTGTCAACCGTTTAGGTAAAGTTCCCCAAgagtactgatttttttaaaaaaaaagttgaacaaaactgttttttccacAGGTTGCAGGATAATCTAGAAACCTTTGGCATTTTGGGTCATAAAAGTGTTTTGTGTGATGCTTTCTTAGTGTTTGGTTCTATTGAAGTGCCAAGATGTGACAGTTAGTAAGAGCTGGTTTAATCTAGGAAATTTAGAAGCTTTTGAACATGGAGAAAGTCATTAAAATAAGTCGTTCTCCTTCAAGTACTGTTTTTCCAGTCTGTAAAATGCAGATTGTAGGAGAGGTACAGCATGTATTAAATTCTTCTGGTTTTGGCCTTATTAGGACATTTTCGTAAAATGTTTGCAGGAAATTGATTGTAATTCTTGAGAATTGCCCTTTTGACTTGGAATTTAAGAAAATAGCacttgggtattttttttctttctccttgccatgtgactttaaaaaaaatgcaaatattcttAGATATAATACATTTATAGATACTGTGCTACATTTGTAGCATACagtgtaggtttttttttttctctttttggagTGAAGTTTGTTAAGAAGCTTTTGTCTTACAACCCAAATATTCAAGTGTGTCTCTGCTTAAGAATTTTAATTAAGTAGGCTCAAAAACTTCTATGCCACTTTTAGCTTTGCAGATAACTATTAGAGATATCCGAGTGTATTTGTAGTGCTTTAACaccagggaagaaaggaaagaagttcATCTGCTTCAAGTTTTGGGTAGTTTGAGATAAATAGAGCTCTTTTTTTTGAACTCTAAGGTCGCATTGGATCTCAAGTGATCATCCCCTATCGCTGTGATCAGTATGACCTCATGTATCTGCGGCCCATGGGTGACCTGGGGCAACTTCTCTTCTTAGTAAGTCTTTTGCTTTGGCTTTAGATCAAATACAATACCATTGCTATACAAGGAAGTCTGTTAATCATTCTCAAAGTCAGAACTCTGGCTATTGTTTAGCCTCTAAATGGAAATGGTGTGAAAGAGCTTTCTTTGATAATGCCTATTTACACATTATCTCATCTTTTTCCCATTTGATGCTCTGGTTGCAGGAGTGGGACTGTAAGGACAAAGACTCCATCCGAAGAGCCCTGGAACACAGCAATGTGGTCATTAATCTTGTTGGAAAGGAATGggaaacaaagtaattttccttattttccttaaaaaaccACGTTAGTTGTGTGATTTGCCTTTATACAGTATGTAATTTTGCCTATTGTAGCAGGCAGCAACAGATGTAGATATTGGCTTCTCTGTGTTTACAAATCTAATacctttgctcttttttcttttgggaacaGCAACTTGGGGTTCAAATTTTAGAGTTAGTAGTCAAATTGTATTAATAGAATTGAATTAGCAATCTCAAATTGaacaacttcttttttcctaaaatgaatGCTGGCCAACAGACATACTATTTTGACTGTTTCTTGTCTAGTCAGATACAGTACGTAACTTCTCAGGGACAGCTTGATCTTGCATTCAAGTTTGTATTGgtactttctttttctgatagtCTCAGCTTCTTGTTATACTTTTGACACCTGTAACATAGTTGAATTGAGGAAAATCCACCAAACCTGAATTAACATTAGTTTTGTGCATctaaaaacaaagttttcagttgcttttgtATTTATCCTATGTGGGCTATAGGTAAAAATGTACCAACAAATTTGTCAGGATTGTTTTGTGATGTTTCTAAGTTATGAATATAAGAATTCAAACCATTATTGATgtcaaaacagaagaaatttctCTGTCATGTGGGAGGAAGGGTAGAAAAGCAAGTCTGTACAGTTGGCCCAAGGAGAATTTAGACTCTTCTATCTCTTAGGTATGCATTTCTTTTGTATGTTCACCTTTAAAATTTATGGAGTCATCTGGAAAGTATGATGTAGATAAAGGATGGTTACAACAACACCAAACAGTTTTATTCTAGCTGAAACCCCCAAACCACGTCACTCCCATCAGTTTTAACAGATTCAAAAGCAGAGGAACCTTGGTACATGTTGAATTTCCAAACTTACCACCATATTGCACAAATGTTCTTGTGTATTTTATACATGTTGGTATCATTGGTGGTGCTGGCACCCTAAGATAAAATTTTACAGTCTGTAAAACAAGGGCAGGTTAACTGCTGTAAGCACCCTGAGGTCTACAAAAAATttaggcaggggaaaaaaaaaagtaagattatAATTCAAGATCAGTTAAAAAGCAAAGGCTGCCATTAATTACTTTCTTCCTTGTCTAGTATTAGTTTAGTGTCTCATCTGTGTATACTATGTTGTTTGAAAACTCCATAGTTACAGGAGGGATGTTGTTCATTCTTGTGTGTTtctaaaatctatttttgtGAGTAGAACAGGAGTGATGGTTCCCAGGATCAGATTAGTTGTTGAAGGgtcaaaaataactttttatttttaaggctttCTTCAGACTCCAGTGGGATCCAAAGAGCTGTGGGAGTAGATAAGGACAGAGAGAGGCATTTGGACAAGATGTTTGTTACCCAATGCAAGTGGAAAAGATGGAGCTGGGTGCTTACAAGGACAATATAAAGACACAGAGAAGCCAGTTCTTTTTCTTGCAGTCTTGGGATAGTTGGAAAGAATTTTGGGATTGTTGCCAGCCTATACTGTCAGTTCTGCTTGGAAACGGAGCTTCTGTATTGTTCTTGATCAGATGCCAGACTAGCTTACAGTTGAACCCCCTTATTTAGGCCCCTTGAATGCCATAAACTGAGTGGAGTTGTTCTTTCTGTATGCTTCTTCAAGTCCCTTACAGCTGCTATGGAATTATTCTGACTGCTTGGTCAatgtaaaattttctttttccataagCACCTGTgtgtattttctccattttctcaaTGTCTAACATCTGCCCTAACTTAAGCTGCTCAGAATTTTTGAGCTCTTTTGTAGTGTAATTGGATGAATCAAGTCAAATATTGAACAGGTGTTCTAAAAAGACAGCTTTGCTCGGATTTCAAGATGCAACagcacttctttaaaaaaaaaataaataatctgttttcACTTTGGAAGAGTTTTCTATTTGTCACAGACAAGTGGGCAAGATCATTTTTTAATACTGGTTTAATCTTAACAGGTGAAAAAACACAATGCTAAAGCTGTAATTGTTGCACTGCactttgttcttgtttttgttgCATGAAGAGTCtcttgcaaaaagaaaactttgtttCTAGCAAATAGCAGGTATTCAATAAGAAGTAATGGTTGCTGTTTGGTTGGTGGGCACCCGCTACTGATTGTCTTTAAactaatatttgtattttgccTTGTTTTAGAAACTTCTCATTTGAAGATGAATTTGTAAATATTCCTAAAAGCATTGCACAGATAGCTAGGGAAGCTGGTGTGAAAACATTCGTTCATATTTCTCACCTGAATGCTAGCATGAAGAGTCCTTCCAAATACCTCAGGAATAAAGTAAGTCTGGAATCcttttcaatgtattttctGGGAGCCTCcttttttggtgtttgggttttttgtgtgttttttgggttttttcccccaactcagtctttctgaaagaaatcgGTGTTTGAATTTACTATGGAATGTTGTCTGCAGCTGAGGAATTTTTGAGTTACTGTACTTATTGGAGCTAGCAGTACTTATTGTGCTTGGAAGGGAAATAGATCTTGTATTCCttgaaattccttttttcttctgtccttgaATATCTTTGCATCTAAGGAGCTGGTTTGATGTTTGTAATCTGATATCAGGCCTAACATCTAAGGCTGGAATGACCTTGTGAAGTAATTAGTTGATGCCAAAATGAATGCTGCAAAGACAGATGAGTATCAGGATTACAGGCCCTTTAAATGGTATTGTTACCTGCTCttgtacaaaaaaataatttttaaaagtgtgatTTTTAGTAtcatgttattttttcccttattaGGAGGCATAATTTTCTATTagtgattttctctttttaatgtatCTATTGTCCAAGTTTcagctatttttgttttgagcTTGCTATAGTCTGCCTTTTCtttagtataattttttttttaaaaaacagggtTAAAATTCAGTAGCTTTCAATGTGTAACAAGTATATAGGATAGTTAGACCTTATTGTGCTGGCCAGTCCCATGTGAAAAGTAGCTGCCACTGAAATTTTTACTGTGAGCAGTTCTGGGAGTGTTCTGATAATGTATTAGGAGTTATGTAAACCTGTTTTCTTCCAAGATCTGATCTGACATAAGCAAGAGAAGTACTTAGGATAGGCTTCCTTCTTTTTAGAACTTTGTCACTTTAACTTTTGTTATTTCACTAGAGACACTGTATCGTATCTCAAATAGAAGACATCATCTACGTTATAGGATTTCTAGCACATTCTGTGAGACCTTTGTCTTGCCATAACATCTCAAACATGGCTCAAATATAAGTAATTTTTGTGCTACTGATGGTGTCCTTTCTTTCAGTGCTGTAGTCGGGATGCATTAGGTTTTGAAAAGGCATCCCCTTCTCTTCAGAATGGATCTAATGAATATGTTAATTTTATTGCAATGATAGGCTGTTGGAGAGAAAGTAGTGAGGGAAGAATTTCCAAATGCTATCATTTTGAAGCCGGCTGAGATGTTTGGGAGAGAGGACCGATTTCTCAATCATTATGCAAGTATGTACTCCTGAAATAATAAAACCCTGTATGGTTTGTATACCTGTCTGAGGCAAAAtgaaatttgcttttgaaaagcagaggtatgtattttttttatcagaaatgttctgtattttgttaGCTGAAGGTGTGCAGTGGGAAACATAAGAAATTTTCCTCTCGTGACTGAATTCTTTCTGAATCTAATTAGACTTCAgtgtttgttgtgggttttttgtttgggcttttttttttttttagtttttagtcTTTGAGGAGGGATGGGTagtagtgttttgttttgtttttttaattaaaattgctCTGAGTTAAGGTCTGGTCATCTTAACCTTCAAAGTAGTTTGACCTGAAAGTAAGTTTTTCAAATTGGTAATGATCAAATGTAAAAGTGGAACTGAGTTGTTCTGGGCTCATAAGCAATAGTAATGAATCTGCAAAATGAATCCAGCAAAATTGCTAGGTAGGATAGAGTGGAACTGAGATACCTCTGAACCACTCCAAGTAACCAGCATGACAGTCTTGTCATGGTCgttaataagaaaaacaaaaggacattGAGAATGGCACTACAAGAATTGAATGAAAGTTCTTcccaattttatttcttttatttcaaggTAAGTCAGTTTTTAGACAAGACTCACACTCAGTGTAGTGCAGAATGGTTTGCATAGTTGTTTAATGTAAGTATTAatagattttattatttattatttttattatttattattttatttattcttttatttatttattctttctgtcAGACATGCGCTGGTTTGGTGGTGTGCCTCTTATTGCTCTGGGCAAGAAGACAGTGAAGCAACCAGTATATGTAAGTTTTCAACAAAACAAGATGATCCCAAatcatgtgtgtgtgtatgtgtgtgttttgttttccctcagtAAATCACTCCTGAAAGAGGACTGTATTCTGTGTTCTTTTGGTcattttctgaatttgttttttcacaggTGGTTGATGTAGCAAAGGCAATTATTAATGCAATTAAGGATCCTAATGCTAAAGGACAAACATACGCCTTGGCTGGGTAGGTTACTTTTCTGATTCTAATTAAATGAAGTACTTCTTTTTGGTGTCATTTTTTGGCATGCTGCACAGTACATTTAATTTCTCCATCCATGCACACAGTTTGAGCTGCAATAAATTCCACCTCCTttttgggaggaaaaatgaCTCAAGCTGTTCTTGTGAGTACTCTGAAAATCCTAGTTTGGGCCCCATTGCATTTAATGTTATGTATGtgcacacagagaaagaagcagtCTTGGGAGACAGACTAGGCAACAGAGATTTGCAGAAAATTTTACTAAAGCTGTGTGGAGGCCACCTGGAATTAGAGTGGATAGAGACAGTGGaatattttgcatataaaaGCTCCGAGTCAGAAAAGGTTGTTAGCattaagaataaaaaacatGGCACATGCCAAGGGTTCATGTTTTGATAAAGAATCGCTAATTAGTCAAGATACAAAGCCTGGTGAACAGCACTTATTTTGTCTGATTTATGCATATCTCTGTCTTCTCCCCTTACACACTGAAAATGTGCAAAGTATGTGGATTTTGCAGAAGGCTCATGTGAGACTGTGTTCTTTTTCCACGTTCGTTTTGTGATGCTGTTGCAGTGACAGCTCTTTATTCTCATAGGGCAGAGATCATCACTGATGTGAAGTCACTTGCTTCAGTACTGTAACTGAGCTGTTGAGGAAGATTGTATCCTGGAGCTAGGCTAGGTGTGCTGTATGCTGATGTTCTGGAAAAGGCAGCAAACGGGCTTCTTTTGGATcatgctgcagagcacaggctcAAAACCTAGCAAAATATGAGAAAGAAGCTGACAGTGGTCTGAGAGGACTACTAGCAGCAACAATAAGGTTATTAAGTAACTTACTTGAAGTTGTTTTCAAGTCCCTGGGATGATCCAGTCACActgaagaacaaagagaaacagattCTAGACTTTAAAACTCATTTCTTTATCAAAGAGAATGGATATTTAAGTTTGAGATGCACATAACCActgcaaaacagcaaaatgtGAAGCTGCCACAAAAGGAGAGCTGCCCGGTTTTAGGTTCATCGCTTTCTCATCAGAAGCAATTGCTCCAACTACAGGGGCAATTGAGAATTGCACACTAAATAGGACACTGCAGCCAAATGGAAGGGCAGTTGGCTAAACTTTGAATATGTTCCTACACTTTTAAAGTCTCAGGTTTTGGCGATTTACAGAAGGCCAGGAGTTCAGTGCCCAGGTTTGAGATACAG contains the following coding sequences:
- the NDUFA9 gene encoding NADH dehydrogenase [ubiquinone] 1 alpha subcomplex subunit 9, mitochondrial; its protein translation is MAAVALRSRAPRGLLLPRAGPGTSVLAAAPSVLQQHRQVHHAVVPRGRSGRSSVSGIVATVFGATGFLGRYVVNRLGRIGSQVIIPYRCDQYDLMYLRPMGDLGQLLFLEWDCKDKDSIRRALEHSNVVINLVGKEWETKNFSFEDEFVNIPKSIAQIAREAGVKTFVHISHLNASMKSPSKYLRNKAVGEKVVREEFPNAIILKPAEMFGREDRFLNHYANMRWFGGVPLIALGKKTVKQPVYVVDVAKAIINAIKDPNAKGQTYALAGPNRYLLYDMVEYIYAVSFRTFIPYPLPRPLYHLIARFFEMNPFEPWLTRDKVDRFHITDMTHPDLPGFQDLGIQPASLEQKAIEVLRRHRRFRWLDAELEEAKPAKTYPM